The Streptomyces sp. ICC1 DNA window GTGGCCCGGATCGCCCTGGACGGCTTCGAGTTCTGCCAGCTGGCGGCGGGGCACATCTTCCCGGAGGACGCGGCGATCGGCCAGAACGGCGACCGCGAGGCCATCCGCGACGTCCTCTTCGCGGCCGCCTCCCTGAGCCGGCTGTAGCCACCCGGTCCGGGCCAGGCCGGTCCGGGCCAGGCCGGTCCGGCCCCGCCGGCGGCGCGGCGGGGCTGACGTGCGCGGGGCCGACTGCGGCTCTGCCGGGACCGCTACGCGAAGACGACCGTGCGGGTGCCGTTCAGGAGCACGCGGTGCTCGCTGTGCCACTTCACCGCGCGCGCCAGCGCCTGGCATTCGACGTCGCGGCCGATCGCGACGAGCTGGTCCGGGGTGACCTCGTGGCCGACCCGCTCGACCTCCTGCTCGATGATCGGGCCCTCGTCGAGGTCCGCCGTCACGTAGTGGGCGGTCGCGCCGATCAGCTTCACGCCCCGCGCGTGCGCCTGGTGGTAGGGCTTGGCGCCCTTGAAGCTCGGCAGGAACGAGTGGTGGATGTTGATGATCCGCCCGCTCAGCTCCTTGCACAGGTTGTCCGACAGCACCTGCATGTAGCGGGCGAGGACGACGAGCTCGACGTCCTCGGCACGGACCAGCTCCAGCAGCTCGGCCTCGGCCGCCGCCTTCGTGTCCCTCGTCACCGGGATGTGCACGAACGGGACGCCGTACGAGCCGACCAGTTCCTCGAAGTCGGTGTGGTTGGAGACCACGGCCGCGATGTCGACGTGCAGCGCGCCGATGCGGAAGCGGAACAGCAGGTCGTTCAGGCAGTGCCCGAACTTCGAGACCATCAGCACGATCCGCATGCGCTCGTCGGAGCGGTGGATCTGCCAGTCCATCCGGAAGGAGTCGCCGATCGCGGCGAAGCTGGCCCGCAGCTTGTCCACCGTCACCGGCTCGTCGGCCGCGAAGTGGACCCGCATGAAGAAGAGGCCGGTGTCGCGGTCGCCGAACTGCTGACTGTCCTCGATGTTGCACCCGGTCATGAACAGGTAGCTGGACACTGCGTGCACGATGCCCTGCTTGTCCGGGCAGGAGAGGGTCAGTACGTACTGCTGGGAAGCCTGTGGCTGCGGGTCGTCGCTCATGACCCGACAGCCTTCCACATCGGACTCAGGCCGCGCGGGTAAGGATCCTCAAGACATCCAGTGATCGCGGGCGCGCGTCCGGGTCGTCCGCGTCCGCCGTCGCCAGGCGTACGTGGGCCTCGCGCGCGGCCCGTACGGCCTCCGGCCAGGCATGGTGCTCCAGGTATCCGGAGACGGGGGCGTCGGGGCCGATCTGGTGCATGATCCTGAGCACCCGCAGCACGGCGAGGTCGACCAGGGCCGCCTCCTGCGAGTCGCGGAAGATCGTGCCGACGTACTTCTCCGCGGACCAGCTGTCGAGCCAGGTGTCCTCGACGAGCCGGTACACGGCGTCGGTCACGTCCCCGTAGCCTTCGGCGCCGGCCAGCCAGGTGTCTTCCTGGAAGACGGGATCGGAGAGCATGTGCAGCGCCGAGCGCACGTTGCTGCGCCAGCGCCACCACGGCATGTCGTTGAGGGGCATGCCGCCCATGGTGGAGGAGCGGCCGCCGCGGCGGGAAGAGTTCTTCGAACCTTGGGCGAATGTCACGCTTTCGATCGTACGTTCCCGTCTTGCGCGATCTTGAAGCGCCCTTGCGCACCCCCGCACGCCCGCCACCCGCAATTCACCTGGGCGTCACCGGATGTTGTGTACACCTCACTCTTCGGTTACCCGGACGCGGAATGGTGCATGAACATGACCACCCGGCAACGCGCAGCAGTTGTTTCCCGCACCCTCCTGGCCAAGGCCAAGGCCGCGGCCACGGTGACGGGCGCGTGTCTCCTCGCCGGGTGCGGGGTGCTCCCCGGGGGCTCGGGGGGCTCCGGGGACACCGACGGCACCCTCACGGTCATGACCTTCGCACCGCAGGACTCCAAGGCGACCAACATGCCCGGCATGCCGGGCATGGCCAAGGCCTACGAGCGCTGGGTCAACTCCAAGGGCGGCATCAACGGCCGCAAGATCCGCGTCCTGACCTGCAACGAGCGCAACACGGCCGGTGGCGCCGCGGACTGCGCCCGCAAGGCGATCGCCGAGAAGGCCGTCGCCGTCGTCGGCTCGTACAGCCAGCACGGGCGCGCCTTCATGGCCCCGCTGGAGGCCGAGGGCATCCCGTTCATCGGCGGGTACGGGGTCTCCTCGGAGGAGTTCCAGTCCCCGCTGTCCTACCCCGTCAACGGCGGCCAGCCCGTCCTCCTCGCCGGGGCCGGCCACCAGCTGGGCCGGGCCTGCGAGAAGGTCGCGCTCGTCCGCCCCGACACCCTCGCGGCGGACTCCCTGCCCGTCCAGCTCAACGCCGGCCTCAAGGCCAACCAGACGGCCGAGGCCAGCGACATCCGGGCCGCCGAGGACTCCACGGACTTCTCCGCGCAGGCCCGCGAGGCGCTGACCGACACCACCACGGCGAAGAACGGCACCACCTCGAAGGAGGGGGCGGCGAAGGACGGGGCGGCCAAGGACGCCAAGGACAAGGGCTGCGTGGCCGCCGTGCTCGGCTCGCGCACCGAGACCTTCTTCGACGCCTTCCGCCGTGCCTCCGAAACCCAGAACCGCAAACCGCAGATCTCCTCGGTGCTCGGCTCGGTCAGCCAGGCCCTGGTGGACCGCACCGGCGGCAAGGAGAGCCCCTTCGAGGGCGCCTACGTCACCAGCTGGTACCCGGTCTCCTCCGACCCGGTCTGGGAGCCGATGCGCCGGGTCATCGCCGACCACGCCTTCGGCGACGACACCGTGGACCCCGACGACAGCGGCGCGCAGACCACCTGGATCGCGTACACGGTGCTCGGCGAGGCCCTGAAGCGCTTCAAGGGCGGCGAGGAGGTCACGGGGCGCACACTGGCGCGCAAGCTCAACCAGTCCGATCCGGTCGCGACGGGCGGCCTGACCCCCGACCTCAGCTGGCGCTACCAGGACATGCGCGCCGTCGCCGGCCTCCCCCGCATCGTGAACGGCCGGGTCACCTTCCAGATCGTCCAGCAGGGCCGCCTCGTGGCCCAACCGGGCGAGCACACCACGGACATGACCAAGACCCTGGAACAGGCCCCGCGCACGAGCTGATCCCGCGCGGGACCGCCCGTACCGGCAGGCGGCCTGCCGCGGCCGCCTGCCGCGGCCGCCGGCCGCCTGCCGCCGGCCGTCTGCCGCCTGCCGCCTGAAAACTGGTGCGACCACGGCGCGGGCAGCGGGCAGGATGCCGTCATGGACCGTCGACAGATCAGCGCAACAGCCCACGCCGAGCGCCCCATCGCCGCCCCGCTGGGCGACGACTCGGTACGCGCGCTCCTCGAGCGCGCCCTTCCCGGGGGCGCCCCGCGCCTCCTCGACCTCGGATGCGGCGGCGGAACCTGGATGGTGCGCGCCCACGCCGCCCGCCCGGGCCTGCGCGCCGACGGCGTCGACGACGACGCCGAGACCATCGCCGCCGCCCGGCGGACCGTCACCGACGCCGGGCTCGGCGACCAGATCGCCTTCCATGCCCGGGACGCCGCGCGGTTCACGTCCCCGCACCGCTACGACGCCGTCCTCAGCATCGGCGCCGCCCACGCGTTCGGCGGCCTGCTGCCCACCTTGGAGGCCGCCCGCGGGCACCTGGCCCCGGGGGGCTCCGTACTCGTCGGCGACTGCTTCTGGGAGCGCGAACCCGGCCTGAAGACCCTCGACCACGGCTTCGCCGCCACCGACTACGACGACCTCGCCACGACCGTCGACCGCGTCACGGCCGAGGGCTGGACCCCCGTGCACGGACACGTCAGCACCCTGCGGGAATGGGACGACTACGAGTGGTCCTGGACCGGAACGCTCTCCCGCTGGGCCCTGGACCACCCCGGGCACCCCGAC harbors:
- the purU gene encoding formyltetrahydrofolate deformylase, whose amino-acid sequence is MSDDPQPQASQQYVLTLSCPDKQGIVHAVSSYLFMTGCNIEDSQQFGDRDTGLFFMRVHFAADEPVTVDKLRASFAAIGDSFRMDWQIHRSDERMRIVLMVSKFGHCLNDLLFRFRIGALHVDIAAVVSNHTDFEELVGSYGVPFVHIPVTRDTKAAAEAELLELVRAEDVELVVLARYMQVLSDNLCKELSGRIINIHHSFLPSFKGAKPYHQAHARGVKLIGATAHYVTADLDEGPIIEQEVERVGHEVTPDQLVAIGRDVECQALARAVKWHSEHRVLLNGTRTVVFA
- a CDS encoding ABC transporter substrate-binding protein yields the protein MTTRQRAAVVSRTLLAKAKAAATVTGACLLAGCGVLPGGSGGSGDTDGTLTVMTFAPQDSKATNMPGMPGMAKAYERWVNSKGGINGRKIRVLTCNERNTAGGAADCARKAIAEKAVAVVGSYSQHGRAFMAPLEAEGIPFIGGYGVSSEEFQSPLSYPVNGGQPVLLAGAGHQLGRACEKVALVRPDTLAADSLPVQLNAGLKANQTAEASDIRAAEDSTDFSAQAREALTDTTTAKNGTTSKEGAAKDGAAKDAKDKGCVAAVLGSRTETFFDAFRRASETQNRKPQISSVLGSVSQALVDRTGGKESPFEGAYVTSWYPVSSDPVWEPMRRVIADHAFGDDTVDPDDSGAQTTWIAYTVLGEALKRFKGGEEVTGRTLARKLNQSDPVATGGLTPDLSWRYQDMRAVAGLPRIVNGRVTFQIVQQGRLVAQPGEHTTDMTKTLEQAPRTS
- a CDS encoding class I SAM-dependent methyltransferase — its product is MDRRQISATAHAERPIAAPLGDDSVRALLERALPGGAPRLLDLGCGGGTWMVRAHAARPGLRADGVDDDAETIAAARRTVTDAGLGDQIAFHARDAARFTSPHRYDAVLSIGAAHAFGGLLPTLEAARGHLAPGGSVLVGDCFWEREPGLKTLDHGFAATDYDDLATTVDRVTAEGWTPVHGHVSTLREWDDYEWSWTGTLSRWALDHPGHPDSGAALKAAAEHRDAWLHGYRGTLGFVTLVLRRTLPGG